The Myotis daubentonii chromosome 1, mMyoDau2.1, whole genome shotgun sequence genome includes the window GCCAGCGGTCTTCCCACATTGTCCTACCTATTCTGTTCCATCCTGTGCTCCACAGCTTTTCACCAGGGGCCACAAGTGCTCTCACGGCCCTAAATGGTCCCACCTCAGCAGTTCCTAATCCCACTGCTAATGTTCGCATATCTGAAAGAATCCCCAATGGTTTCCCCTACAGGAGGCCTTCCATAAAACACTGTAATGGATGTTTAAGATTTGTTATGTTGCCATTTATTCACTGAAATTTTacccaagaaaaaaaatttttccccaCAGAGCTAACCAAAAGCAGCTAATATTATCTTTCCATCTCTCCTGCTGGAAACTTGGTCCTGGGATACTGCAAGCCCACGACGTGTCCTTCACATCCTGAAACGGTGCAAGCAGACAAAACAGAAAATGAGATAAGAGCACACATTATGTTCCCTGAAATATTACTCgcaaccctttttaaaaaaaataaaaacttacttataatttttttaaaaaagaaacatcaatgataagagagaatcattgattggctgcctaccgcacaccccccagtggggattgagcccgcaaccggggcatgtgcccctgactgtaatcaaaccatgggcccctcagtccacaggggacactctatccaccgcaccaaaccagccaggacttttttttttttttttttttttttttttgagagagagagagtggaagggagggaaagaaacagggagggagggagagagaaatgtggatgtgagagagacacagcgattggttgcctcccacaccccaaccagggccggggactGAGcctacgtgcccttgaccctttACTCTGCAGGActatgttctatccactgagtcaaactggctagggctgttttttatatcttaactagaggcctggtgcatggattcatgcaccagtggggtctcttggcctggcctgcgccctctcataatccaggccCCCCCAGGGGATgccagactgctggtttcggcctgatccccacaggccaggctgagggaccccaccagtgcaccaacctgtgtaccaggcctctagtacacatatgagatctttggttaatctcttcccaccctacccccttccctctgagattcatcagtctgttccatgtttctgtgcttgtgcattaagcatctgcccgctggtggtcagtgcgcatcataggtaCTGGTCTAACGGTCGCTtaggtatgtatatatatacactagaggcccagtgcacgaaattcgtgcatgggaagggtccctaggcctggctggcaaccaGGGCCTATCTGTGGGGCTACCGGTGGTGTGATTgggggccccctgctggcacccgccttggctggcctggggcctgtgggctgagggcagctcctgagttgagtgcctgccccctggtggtcagtgtgtgtcatagcaactggtcattcaatttgcatattaggcttttattatataggatatatatatgtatatgtgtatatatgtgtatacacacacacacacacacacatatatatatatatttagagagagagagagagagagatgatctACTTAATATAGTACAAGAGTTCAAGACTCAGAGAAGGCAACTGAATGTTGTTACTATAAGGCAGAAAATGGAATTTCctaaataatgatgataataagaAAATAGCAAAGCTTAAGCCAGTGGTTTTAAGAGTTCTTGGGAGGCAATGAAGCATAATGTGTTAAGAGTGTAGGCTCTGTTTTCAGATATCTGAAACCAAGCTCTActacttactagctctgtgaGCATGAGCATATTCTTTAATGTTTCTGTGCCTAATTTTTCATATGTAGGATGAAGATAGGAAGAACATATACTTTACAgggttgtgaaaattaaattagtTACTATCTGTAAAGCACATCAAGTAGTGCATGTTGCATGAGATCCAATTAGTATTACCTTTATTATCAAAATTGGCTATCCAAAAAAGGAAGTTTCTCTTTCTTGTTGCTTCTTAGTGATAATTTAAGTCAAATATTTCCAAAGAATGCATTACCGAGTAGCTGTTAgggacagaaatagaatattggggattagctatagttataagaaatattaatcatgctctgttaaccatgatagttttgttctgattaaagaaagcacatccTAATCTGGCTGGGAGTTTTACGCCCATGGGAcgtgggagtcaaccttggacctgggaatcAACCTTGGAATGAGGCCCATTCCCatcctattatcatggaaagattaacaaacaaccatgttgcccaaacaatggagtcctgcCTACATTGCCTATAACCTGTAATCTttatacccattcttattccttttgtcgacttccccatgtaatctttgtcctacccaatataagcagctggtttatggctGGTGcagagcatattttcatatgacctgctgctctcccatactgcctgCATTATTGGAAAAAACGCTAATATCTGAtccaaccctgtctctgcttaactggctcaagtagtgacaggcagtccAGACCCATGGTTGTCCAGTTTCATAGCTACTGGACACGCTCATTTGATTAGAACCTGTGGCATTTCTGAGAATCATCAGGTCTCCTCAAAGACTTGATAAGGACCAGATAAGGAAATGACCTAATATAACCACTGCATGCTGGGAATGAGCCAAAACCAAATAATCaagttcatatatatttttttgtgtttgcTCCAAATTTAttctattctaatttttaaaacaattgcaTTCAATTATGTAAACatctaaaaagcaaaaagcaTTCATAAGAACTCCACGATTTCTTATTGCAAACAAGGCCAACTAAATCCATGTACTTGTTTCACCATTCCCTGGCACTGTTTATGACTGCATGCCCATACAGGTAAAACCAGTATTCCACAAAATGCCTAGAGCAGCAGGGACTAACCATAGTATAGTGCCAAGGACATTCAGTTACTTCCCAGGGACCCACTCCTTAACGTAAAAATGAAAGTTACTACATTTTTTTCAGTCTTGTGCATGTCATGTTTCAATGTTTGGTGGGTAATATCGTAACCTTGAAAAATCTTGCCTGACAAAAATCCAAATcacggagaaccaagatggcggcataggttaacactggagtttgctgctttgaacaactacttcaaaagtgaaaccaaaagacGGACCGGaaatcacccagaaccacaggaacgctggctgagtggaagtcctacaactaggaggaaagagaaacgcacacggacactcggaggaggcgcagtgctgaagtcaaattctgaggtgcggagtgcgaggagcgggctggcggcggagggcgcggttgttgttttcaatcgggagggagtcgcagactctgagcaccagatccgggcgagtctttggggacccggactcaaacaggagaagcgggactgtctggcttcggtcagaacgagtgcagctttctctccaagctttgcagcgggtgctgggactcggagaggcagagcccctggggacaggactgagagccgccataactgctctctccggcccaccctgttgatcctgtgcgacccgccccgcccaagccctgcacagaggcatttgccggatagcctcaggcaaaggctagattagcaccgccctagaggacagaagttctctcactgctgacacagctgattctcatagccacttggcctggaggtcaaaccctccctggaattagctacaacaatcaagatttaactataagactgcgaacaaagaccactagggggtgcaccaaggaagcataacaaaatgcggagacaaagaaacaggacaaaattgtcaatggaagaaatagagttcagaaccacacttttaaggtctctcaagaactgtttagaagctgccgataaacttaatgagatctacacgaaaactaataagaccctcgatcttatattggggaaccaactagaaattaagcatacacggactgaaataacgaatactatacagacgcccgacagcagaccggaggagcgcaagaatcaagtcaatgatttgaaatgcgaggaagcaaaaaacatccaaccggaaaagcaaaatgaaaaaagaatccaaaaatgcgaggatagtgtaaggagcctctgggacagcttcaagcgtaccaacatcagaattataggggtgccagaagatgagagagaccaagatattgaaaacctatttgaagaaataatgacagaaaacttcccccacctggtgaaagaaatggacttacaggtccaagaagcgcggagaaccccaaacaaaaggaatccaaagaggaccacaccaagacacatcataattaaaatgccaagagcaaaacataaagagagaatcttaaaaacagcaagagaaagaaactcagttacctacaagggaatacccatacgactgtcagctgatttctcaacagaaactttgcaggccagaagggagtggcaagaaatattcaaagtgatgaataccgagaacctacaaccaagattactttatccagcaaagctatcattcagaattgaaggtcagataaagagcttcacagataaggaaaagctaaaggagttcatcaccaccaaaccaggtttatatgaaatgctgaaaggtatcctttaagaagaggaagaggaagaaaaaggtaaagatacaaattatgaacaacaaatatgcatctatcaacaagtgaatctaagaatcaagtgaataaacaatctgatgaacagaacgaactgttgattataatagaatcagggacatagaaagggaatggactgactattcttgggggggaaaggggtgtgggagatgtgggaagagactggacaaaaattgtgcacctatggatgaggacagtgggtggggagtgagggcggagggtggggcgggaactgggaggaggggagttatggggggggaaaaaaagaggaacaaatgtaataatctgaacaataaagatttaattaaaaaaaaaaaaatcttgcctggccacggtggctcagtggttgagggtcaacctatgaaccaggtcacgatccaattcctggtcagggcacatgcccaggttgcaggcttaatacccttttttaaaaaaaggggaatTTGTTGGCTTATGAAATCCAAAGAAGGATTGAACAGTCAAGTGTCAAGAATGGCAGGGCTGCAGAGGGGGCCCTTAGGAACAACTGGAAGGAAGGGCTCAAACTTTGTTAGGAGTCTTCAAAACATTTGGTTTCTGTTGCTGTCTATACGACAGTTTCACTTTCACTATTAATTAGTTTTCTCTAAAGGAAGAACTACATCCACAGTGTTTCTGAGTATATGTTAAAGCTTTAGCCATTGGAGAGAGATCGCCCCAATCTATCACTTGTCCAAAGCACAAAATTTCTCAGGGAACCTGCTCTCTTGGCCCAGCAGAAGGTAGGTGCCCAATTTGTGGTCACCAGAGGAGTCAATTCCACAGAGTGCTAGCAAGATTATCCCAGGTGCTCATTTTCTTGGGTACTTTATGAAAGACAAGAACCTTGAATATGGCGCATGATATATAGTtaggtagaaagaaagaaagccagtaTTCCAGGTAGGGGAGGAGGCTTTGAATTAGTGATGTGGGTGGTCTATGAATGAAAGACAAGCCTGATTGGAATGGAGACTACATCCTTGTTCCCACTGACAGTAACACTGGATTGCTAAGGTAAAAACTGGTTTTGATGGAACTAAAAGGTATAACAGAATTTGTTCAAGTTGAAGAAGCCATTATAGGTTTCTTGTATAGATTCAACTGTGACTCTGAAACCCCAGTTTATAACACAAATCCTCAACCACTTCCTAGAAAGCTCCTTCCTTATCAACTAAATTTGGTTTAGGGTTGTGGCAGTGGTTATACAGAAGAATGGTTGAGCCTTGGCTAGTTGTTCGgcggttagagcgtcggcctgtgcaccgaagggttttgggtttgattctcagtcaagggcatgtacctgggttgaagtTTCAacctccagccctggtcaggactcgtgcaggaggcaaccaaacgatgtctttccctctctcttccactctctaaaaatcaatgggaaaatatcctcgggtgaggattaaaaaaaaaaagaagaagatgaagaatgGGTGAGAGAATTCAGAGAAGGGAAACTCAAAAGACAACACCCACTCATCAAATCTAAGAGCCTAAATGATAGCATTTAATAGTAATATCAGTGACGATTTGAACATAAGCATCTTGAAGGCAGGTGTCTTAATAACAATACATCTCCAGGAATCTAGCACAATTGGTGCTTAATTTACCAGATTAATAAACTAAATGATTCTCAtaaaattagttaataaaatGGCTTCTAAACCCCTTCTAGCTCTACAATTTTATGTCCATTTCTAAATCCTGATCTTTAGTCTTCAAAGTCCTCAAAtaaccacacaaaaaaaggtagggtttttaaaaggttaagatggccctaactggtttggctcagtgtatagagtgttggcctgcggattgaggggtcccgggttcgattccagttgggggcatgtaccttagttgcaggcacatccccagtggggggtgtgcaggaggcagctgatcgatgtttctaactctctatccctctcccttcctctctgtaaaaaaaaaaaatcaataaaatatactttaaaaaaaaggttaaggtggtgaatttcattttatgtatttttgtcaaTAAAAACTGGCCCCTAAAAGGATaggttgtttaaaaatatatatttggccgaaaccggtttggctcagtgaatagagtgtcggcctgcggactgaaaggtcccgggttcgattccggtcaagggcatgtacctgggttgcgggcacatccccagtaggagatatgcaggaggcggctgatcgatgtttctctctcatcgatgtttctgactctctatctctctcccttcctctctgtaaaaaatcaataaaatatatttaaaaaatatatatatatatttgaaaatattccaaagatattttataaatattttaccaaGAGCTAAAGTTTATAAAAATACTCTATGTTCTTTAGAAAATTAAATCAACTATTCTGATTAATGGAGAATTTAGCTtattacaaacataaaaatattagggACAAATCAACACATACCAAAATGTCTGGAATGATGAATAGGTAGATGTGGTTGGAGATTTCAAGtcctgaacttaaaaaaaaaaaacttctgtgtTGGGAATACACATGTATTTCCAAtcatttctgtaaaataaaataaataagtcatgaatcaggttttactttatttatttatttaatcagattttaagaataagaaaagtGGAACTGAAAAGAGAGATGTAACAAATAAAGGGGggaaatttagaaagaaaaataagctatATATGCCTTGAGAAGATAATGTGTATGTACTACGGAgttggaataaaataaaacagtataatTTGTATGTTAAGGAAAGAATTGCTTGGTCATCTCAGCCTACatggattaaaaataaagtgggTGACAGAGCATTTATTTTGTTACCTGGAATACTCaccatttttctgtatttttttttttttttaagactgttTAGGACAAGGTGATTGAAAGGTTGGGCACAGAAAACATAGAGGGTGGAAAACTCATTATCTATTAACTAtaaatttttatgttatatttaccatttttcatttacatttgtgCTATGATAGGCATCTTTTTTTCTCTACAAAAGAGCAGAGTTAAAATCAAAGTCCCTAGTAAGAGAATGAGGAATATGACACGCATCTCTTTGAGAATGCAGAGGAAATCctatttttttgagaaatataataaaactaaTCAAGGATGCAGGATATAATTATTAGGTGTATATGtaagaatttaataaacaaatttaatttaCATGTCAAAAATATTCTAGTAGTAATAATTGgtaaatattttgcaaaatacaaattttatagTTTAACAGACAAGAAATAAGTTGGGTTCCAGATAGGCAAAAGAAAATAAGTTGATTTCAATGAATActcaatttaaaatgaatattatcattttttattaagtAACAGCCCCCCCGCCCGTTTTATCAAGATATAATTGACTTAGAACACTGTATTAGTTTTAGgcgtacaacataatgatttataTAGGTATGTATTGCAAACCTATTTGGCTGCAGACCTATGAATTCAAATAAATGCTTTAATTATTTCCCCTACTCCCAAAATCCTGTTCAAATCTATCCTTTTCCTTTCAATTCCCAGAATCATAGCCCTGGTTCTGGCCCTCATTCTCTCACCTGGTAACTGCAATCATCTAATTATTTATCTGGCCTTTCGTCTCAGAAGGCTGGCAACTTATTTTTGATTTTCTTCCCAGTTatctttttaaagcagttttgGTATTGTCTCTCCCTTTGCTTAAAAGACTTGCATCACTCCCTACTGCCTACAAAATATAATCCCCTGCTCAGCATGCAAGGCCTTTACAATTTGACCCTACCTTCCTACACTGTACTCTGTGAGCTGCTGTTTACTAAATACGTCTCTACACATTTCCATcccctctttatttcttttcctctcttcctccaacAGGCTCCTCTACCTATTGGTATCTTGCTCTTCAATTACAATCCATCTGAACAGGATCACCTCTTCACACCTCGCCTGCTGTCCTGGCGAACTTGTTTCTTCTTCCCAGAGCATGTTGTCCCGTCTCTATTTTAGACTTTTCTCTGTTCTCTAGAGTGGGCCGGACTCTGTCTCCCATTTCTATTGTGCGCATCTTGAGGGCAGGGATAGCCACAGCTTAACAACTGCAGCGGGAGGAGAACTGGACCTGGGAAAGCAGAAAGCATTTCCAATGACATAACCGCAGGGGAATTTTCCAGCCTGTTTCTTGGAAGAGGTCCAAATTCTTTCATTATAGGCATTCACCTTACCCAAAATGACTTCCTGAAATTAGAGTCCCGAGACTTTCTAATAAAAACGATTCTTTCTAGAAGTCACATCTGTAACTTGTGAGGCAGACACCAAGTCGACTTCACCAAACTAAAAACATCGACACTCTGCATCCAGCCACCAAATTCTGCGCCCGCCCCGCAGCTATTACACTCCATTAGAAGGAATGTCTACGCGTGAGTCAAAACCCCCTGGGATCTCGGTACTTCGGTTACAACATTTGGTCAGGGACACAGTCTTGGCCCGGGACCTCCATCTCGTCTTGTCACCACTGGCCCACTGGCACGTGGCTGGCAGGACATCTACCCGCAGAGACAGCTCCGTCATTACTTGTGATGATTTAGTCGAACGACTCGGGGCGCGCGGTGGCGACTTCGCCTTCATCCACCATTTGATCCCGTGCCAGCAGGATATCCGGGTGCTCGGCCACCGGCACCACCGAAGCGAGCCCCGGGATCGCGGCCTCTCCGGCCGGCGTTGCACGGAAGACAACCGGCAGCACCAGCCGGCGAGGGAGCGGGGCTGAAGCTGCGGAGGGAGGACGCGCAGCCCTCCGCGCGCCCAGCGCCGCGACGCCCGGTGGGGATGAAGGCGAACCGGAGCCCCTGCACCTAGACGCCGTTGGCCGCGCCCGGGCGGCCGCGCTCCCTCCCGGGGAGGCGGTGCGGGGCGGGGCCCGGCGCGCGCCGGCGCGTGGAGGCCGCGGGCGGTGGCGGAGCGCGCGCCGGCGAGGGAGGGGCGCGCGGCGGCGGCTGCGGCCTGTGGCGCCGTCACCCAGCAGAACCCGGCGGGCGGAGCGAggcgctgctgctgccaccgctgCCACCGCTGCCAACGGCCCGGCGCGCGGGAACGACTCGGGGCTGCGCCGCGGGCCGGCCCGCCCTCCTGCCGTCGTCGTCCGGTTCGCGGACCGCGCGGGTCCCGTTACCATGTCGCTGAGCGAGCGCCTGGCTCGGCTGGCCGCGCGTCTGCAGGACCCGCAGAAAGTGGCCCGTTTCCAGCGGCTGTGCGGGGTGGAAGCGCCGCCGAGCCGctccgccgcggccgccgccgtgCCGAGGGAGGGCGAGAAGGCGGAGGCGCCGCTCTCCGGAGACGCCCGGTGCCGAGAGCGACAGCCTGGGACGTGCGGCGGCCCCCAGCCCCCCGGGAGCGACCGCAATCAGTGCCCGGCCaagccgggcggcggcggcggcggcgcccccAACGGCGTGCGGAACGGGCTCGCCGCCGAGCTGGGCCCGGCCTCGCCGCGGCGAGCGGGCGCCCTGCGGCGAAACTCGCTGACCGGCGAGGAGGGCGAGCTGGCCCACGTGAGCAACTGGCCGCTCTACTACCTGTTCTGCTTCGGCACGGAGCTGGGCAACGAGCTCTTCTACATCCTGTTCTTCCCCTTCTGGATCTGGAACCTGGACGCCCTGGTGGGCCGGAGGCTGGTGATCACCTGGGTGCTGGTCATGTACCTGGGCCAGTGCACCAAGGACATCGTCCGCTGGCCGCGGCCCGCCTCGCCGCCCGTGGTCAAGCTGGAGGTCTTCTACAACTCCGAGTACAGCATGCCCTCCACCCACGCCATGTCCGGCACCGCCATCCCCATCGTCTTGGTCCTCCTCACCTATGGCCGCTGGCAGGTAAGGTGCCTGCCCCTCGCCCCGCGCAGCCCGGGGGCGTGAAAGAACGAGGAGTTCTCCTTGCTGTCCGCGGTGGTTTTCATTTGGCAGTTCGCTCCCCTCCCAAACCTCTCTTTCGGCAGGGTTTCCCAGTGCCCACACACAGGCCCGTTTCtaggtttaaaaaattaagtgatcGGGGAAAACCTGGAGACTTGGCCATCAGACCACGTTTTAATAGTCATGCCTTTCTTAGAACCCAGAGGAAACGCTGTTTTTTCGAAGTAATACGTTATC containing:
- the SGPP1 gene encoding sphingosine-1-phosphate phosphatase 1 isoform X2, coding for MSLSERLARLAARLQDPQKVARFQRLCGVEAPPSRSAAAAAVPREGEKAEAPLSGDARCRERQPGTCGGPQPPGSDRNQCPAKPGGGGGGAPNGVRNGLAAELGPASPRRAGALRRNSLTGEEGELAHVSNWPLYYLFCFGTELGNELFYILFFPFWIWNLDALVGRRLVITWVLVMYLGQCTKDIVRWPRPASPPVVKLEVFYNSEYSMPSTHAMSGTAIPIVLVLLTYGRWQDIIAGFLYTILILAIFYPFVDLIDNFNQTHKYAPLIIIGLHFALGIFSFTLDTWSTSRGDTAEILGSGAGIACGSHVTYNMGLMLDPPLDALPLVRPPITVTLLGKAMLRILVGMVFVLLVRIIMKKLTIPLACKIFNIPCDDVRKARQHMEVELPYRYITYGMVGFSIAFLAPYIFSFIGIS
- the SGPP1 gene encoding sphingosine-1-phosphate phosphatase 1 isoform X1, yielding MSLSERLARLAARLQDPQKVARFQRLCGVEAPPSRSAAAAAVPREGEKAEAPLSGDARCRERQPGTCGGPQPPGSDRNQCPAKPGGGGGGAPNGVRNGLAAELGPASPRRAGALRRNSLTGEEGELAHVSNWPLYYLFCFGTELGNELFYILFFPFWIWNLDALVGRRLVITWVLVMYLGQCTKDIVRWPRPASPPVVKLEVFYNSEYSMPSTHAMSGTAIPIVLVLLTYGRWQYPLIYGLILIPCWCSLVCLSRIYMGMHSILDIIAGFLYTILILAIFYPFVDLIDNFNQTHKYAPLIIIGLHFALGIFSFTLDTWSTSRGDTAEILGSGAGIACGSHVTYNMGLMLDPPLDALPLVRPPITVTLLGKAMLRILVGMVFVLLVRIIMKKLTIPLACKIFNIPCDDVRKARQHMEVELPYRYITYGMVGFSIAFLAPYIFSFIGIS